The genomic region CTTCAATGTATTTTTCTAAAATTGCCCTGTTTCCATATTGAAAGGCTTCTTTAAGAGCTTCATCAAGCTCTTTTTCGCTTCGGACAATATTTACTCCTACTGAAGAGCCTTCGTGTGCAGGTTTTACAACAAGAGGAAAACTGAGAGGCTGAAGGCTGAAGGCTGAAGAAAGATAATCAATTTTATAAACTGTTTTGAATGGAGGAACAGGGATGCCATGATATAGAAATACTTTCTTTGTTGCTTCTTTGTCCATTGCCAGAGCTGATGCAAGAACTCCTGAACCAGTATACGGAATCCCCATAACTTCAAGCATTCCCTGAACTCCGCCATTTTCTCCCCATCCACCATGAAGGACCAGAAAGGCCACCTCAATTTTTTCCTGTTTTATTTTCTCACATAGGTCACTGCCTGCATCTATAAAAATCGCATTAAATCCGAGTTCCCTTAAAGCATTAAAAACTGCCTGTCCACTTCTAAGAGATACCTCTCTTTCCGATGATATTCCTCCAGCTATTACACCAACTCTCATAAAATCCCCCCTAAAATTTTTATCTCAGGTTCTAATTCAATAGAAAAAAGCTTGAATACTTTTTCTCTAACAATATCCATTAATCTCAGAAAATCACTTGCTTTACCACTGCCAGCATTTATAAAGTAGTTAGCATGAACAGAACTTACAACTATATCTCCAATTCTCATTCCCTTTAATCCTGCTTTATCTATTAAAGCACCTGCTGAGTGTCCTTCAGGATTCTTAAATACACAACCCGCAGACCTCTCTTTTAAAGGTTGTGTTTCCATTTTTTTCTTAAGAAACTCCTTCATTTTTTGAAAAGGCTCACCACTTTTTAAGTTAAATCTGGCAGATTTAATAATCCATGATTCAGGCAGTCCTGAACTTCTGTATTTAAAATTCATATTCTGCTTTTTTAAAACCTTTATCTCAAGGTCATCAGTAATAACTTCCACTTCCTCAAGGCTGTCCTTTATTTCATATCCAAAAGAGCCTGCATTGCCTTTCACAGCACCTCCGACTGTTCCTGGGATACCAACAAGTCCTTCCATACCTGAAAGACTTCTTTTCAAAACAAAGGCAGCAAGCCTTTGAAGCTTTACTCCAGCTGAAGCCCTGATTTTAAATTCTTCAATATCTATTCTGTTCATTCTTTTTGTATTGATTACCACTCCTCTAAATCCACTATCACTTACGAGTAAGTTACTACCTCCTCCTATAACATAATAGGCTAATCCCTCGTTTTTTATTACTTCAATCAATTCCACAATACTGTCTTCCTCTGAAAATACTATTAAATCAGCCTGTCCTCCAACTCTCAAAGTGGTATACTCAGAGAGCGGCTCATTTTTTTTATAAATAATTCCCTTTTCTTTGCAGAAAATTTCAATATTTCTCATAGCCTTTCCAGCAGAGCTTCACCAATTTTATAAACATCTCCTGCTCCAATGGTGAAAACCACATCTCCTTCTTTCAGCTCCTTCAAAATATCATCTTTAATTTTTTCTTTATCAGGATTGAATCTAACATTAACATGCGCAGCTTTTAGCTTTTCGTATAAAATTTCACCACTCACTCCTTCAATAGGAGGCTCACTGGCAGGATATATATCCATAAGGAATAA from Thermodesulfovibrio sp. 3907-1M harbors:
- a CDS encoding D-alanine--D-alanine ligase, with translation MRVGVIAGGISSEREVSLRSGQAVFNALRELGFNAIFIDAGSDLCEKIKQEKIEVAFLVLHGGWGENGGVQGMLEVMGIPYTGSGVLASALAMDKEATKKVFLYHGIPVPPFKTVYKIDYLSSAFSLQPLSFPLVVKPAHEGSSVGVNIVRSEKELDEALKEAFQYGNRAILEKYIEGKEVHIGVLGNKALGGVEVRPKKGFYSYEAKYTKGLTDYILPPEIDASLYEKLKELALKAHQALGCKGATRVDMLVDKENNVYVLEVNTIPGMTETSLLPKIASLAGYDFKSLVKEILELALKDEE
- the murB gene encoding UDP-N-acetylmuramate dehydrogenase; this translates as MRNIEIFCKEKGIIYKKNEPLSEYTTLRVGGQADLIVFSEEDSIVELIEVIKNEGLAYYVIGGGSNLLVSDSGFRGVVINTKRMNRIDIEEFKIRASAGVKLQRLAAFVLKRSLSGMEGLVGIPGTVGGAVKGNAGSFGYEIKDSLEEVEVITDDLEIKVLKKQNMNFKYRSSGLPESWIIKSARFNLKSGEPFQKMKEFLKKKMETQPLKERSAGCVFKNPEGHSAGALIDKAGLKGMRIGDIVVSSVHANYFINAGSGKASDFLRLMDIVREKVFKLFSIELEPEIKILGGIL